catgtaGAAACATGTAGAAAGATGAATTAGAAACATGTAGAAAGATGAATAGGtccatttatttatatatttattgtattttattaattaatatatatttcttaaattaatatatatttcttAAAACATATACTTATAGACTCCCTATCCCtattaagtatatatatactcACTTAGGTATACTTAGTATAATATAACAATTATATATGAATTATAAGATATCTTTATAACAATATAAGGATAAGGTTCAAATATAAAACAATAAATATAACAATAAATAACAGGTACAAATATTAAATCGAGGTACCCATTCTATGATAACTCTCAACAGTCTCCCCTCCATTTTTGTGCCTTTAGTGGGCTTAGTATTTCCGGCAATTGCAATGGCTTCTTTATCTCTTTATGTTCAAAAAAACAAGATTTTTTAGATACAACAAGGAcaaatcttatatatatattttttcaagaCTTACTTGGATCATAACACGGATATCTATTTAGTAAAATATGGTATAATATGCGGCTTCCTTCGAGCATAAGCTCTTATGTATGTGTAAACATGATAAATGAATTATAACTATTTTCAAATAGATCGGGATCGGGGAGAATTTCTGAAATGTAAAGTCAATATATCTATATGTATTAGGAAATCATATGAAAGGgatgttattattttagtttggaTCTAAGAAATTCGATGAATTATCCCTAAAGGTTCACATCATAATAATGCTGGTTGATGAGAGTTACTtcggaaacaaaaaaaagtaaaaaaaattatttttgttattctCCCAATTCCAATAAAATGCAACTAGGTCTAGTTAGAGTATGAGTTGGCGATCAGAACGTATATGGGTAGAACTTATAGCGGGGTCTCGAAAAACAAGTAATTTCTGTTGGGCCTTTATTCTTTTTTTaggttcattagggtttttattgGTTGGAACGTCCAGTTATTTTGGTAGGAATTTTATATCTTTATTTCCTTCTcagcaaataattttttttccacaagGTATCGTGATGTCTTTCTATGGGATCGCAGGTCTTTTTATTAGCTCCTATTTGTGGTGCACAATTTTGTGGAATGTAGGTAGTGGTTATGATCGATTCGATATAAAAGAGGGCATAGTGTGTATTTTTCGTTGGGGATTTCCTGGAAAAAAATCGTCGCATATTCCTCCGATTCCTTATGAAAGACATTCAGTCCATCAGAATAGAAATTAAAGAGGGTATTTATGCTCGTCGTGTCCTTTATATGGAAATAAAAGGACAAGGAGCCATTCCCTTGACTCGTACTGATGAGAATTTTACTCCACGAGAGATTGAGCAAAAAGCTGCTGAATTGGCCTATTTCTTGCGTGTACCAATTGAAGTATTTTGAAAAAAGGAACTGAAGAATGAATACTTTGCAAGAGATAAAAAACTCAAGAATCATCTTTTTTTCTATAGCATAACTTAACTGAAGTTTCTTCAGAACGCTTACTCGAGCCAAAGCAAACGTATATGAAACAATTCTAAAACTAAATTGTTTATgtccacaattttttttatgcgTATGTAAATCCACTTAACTCAATTCAGTAACAAATCTAAATGATAGATTCATCAtatatcaaaacaaaacatttcatCATAAagtaaagaattttttttttctaaatactAAATATTTGATATTTTGATAGAACGGGAGTTCTTTCGTCTCGAAATCCGACTACTATTAATTTGAAGAGGGCTCTTTCTTATTCTATATTCTTTCTAAATTCAAGGACTAACCGCTGTACTGAATCACAAAAAAATCCGGAAATACATCGATGACTTGTAATAGAACTTATGCTTGATAGAAATATTAGTATCATATAGAGTCGACGAATGAGGTGCgttcattaaaaattttaaaattcacagacgaaaaaatggcaaaaaagaAAGTATTAATTTCCCTTCTATATCTTGCATCTATAGTATTTTTGCCTTGGTGGATCTCTCTCTCATTTAATAAAAGTCTGGAATCTTGGTTTACTAATTGGTGGAATACTAGGCAATCCGAAATTTTTTTGAATGATATTCAAGAAAAGAGTATTCTAAAAGAATTCATAGACTTAGAGGAACTCTTACGTTTGGACGAAATGATAAAGGAATACCCGGAAACACATTTACAAAAGCCTCGCATCGAAATCTACAAAGAAACGATCCAATTGATCAAGATGCACAACGAGGATCGCATCCATACAATTTTACACTTCTCGACAAATATAATCTGTTTCGGTATTCTAAGTGGTTATTCTATTCTAGGTAATGAAGAACTTGTTATTCTTAACTCTTGGTTTCAAGAATTCCTATACAACTTAAGCGACACAATAAAAGCTTTTTCTATTCTTTTATTAACTGATTTATGTATAGGATTCCATTCGCCCCACGGTTGGGAATTAATGATTGGCTCTGTCTACAAAGATTTTGGATTTGCTCATAATGATCAAATTATATCCGGTCTTGTTTCTACTTTTCCAGTCATTTTAGatacaatttttaaatattggATCTTTCGTTATTTAAATCGTGTATCTCCTTCACTTGTAGTGATTTATCATTCAATGAATGACTGAAAAGTGATCGAACGATCCAATTATAATATTTGTTACTTTGTACATAAGCAAAACATTCAAAATTGTACTTACTACCCATCCAAGGGATTCCTCCAATATTCCAgtaaaattatttatatttaatatttaagtaaATAGCAAAATTATAGATAGGGAACTATACTAGCGACCTACCTAATTTTATTGTAGAAATTTTCGGGATCAATGATTGGACCATGCAAACTAAAAATACCTTTTCTTGGATAAAGAAAGAGATTACTCGATCCATTTCCGTATCGCTCATGATATATATACTAACCCAGGCACCCCTTTCAAATGCATATCCCATTTTTGCACAGCAGGGTTATGAAAATCCACGAGAAGCGACTGGCCGTATTGTATGTGCCAATTGCCATTTAGCTAATAAACCCGTGGATATCGAGGTTCCACAAGCGGTACTTCCTGATACTGTATTTGAAGCAGTTGTTCGAATTCCTTATGATCTGCAACTGAAACAAGTTCTTGCTAATGGTAAAAAAGGAGCTTTGAATGTCGGGGCTGTTCTTATTTTACCCGAGGGGTTTGAATTAGCCCCTCCCGATCGTATTTCGCCCGAGATTAAAGAAAAGATAGGAAATCTGTCTTTTCAGAGCTATCGTCccactaaaaaaaatattcttgtGATAGGTCCGGTTCCTGGTCAGAAATATAGTGAAATCACCTTTCCTATTCTTTCCCCGGACCCCGCTACTAAGAAAGATGTGCACTTCTTAAAATATCCCATATATGTAGGCGGGAACAGGGGAAGGGGTCAGATTTATCCCGACGGGAGCAAGAGTAACAATAATGTTTATAATGCTACAGCAGCAGGTATAGTAAGCAAAATAATACGAAAAGAAAAAGGGGGGTACGAAATAACCATAGCGGATGCATCGGATGGACGTCAAGTGGTTGATATTATCCCTCCAGGACCGGAACTTCTTGTTTCAGAGGGCGAATCCATCAAACTTGATCAACCATTAACGAGTAATCCTAATGTGGGTGGATTTGGTCAGGGAGATGCGGAAATAGTACTTCAAGATCCATTACGTGTCCAAGGTCTTTTGCTCTTCTTGGCATCTGTTATTTTGGCACAAATCTTTTTGGTTCTTAAAAAGAAACAGTTTGAGAAGGTTCAATTGTCCGAAATGAATTTCTAGATCTGCGGATTTATCAACATCAAgctttaaaaataaacaaatttttgtTGGGAATTATGTATGATCAAAAAAATTTTGCTTATTTATATTCTTTATTCTACCGGATTTCGGGAATTACTTAATACCGCATTCCTGGTCATAGTATATTGTGAAGGCGACTGACTGTTTTACTTAActcttctttatttatttgttttttcaatccAAATTGAAACGGTATGATATAGAATGAATCAATAGTTTTATATTTGACtagaatcaaaacaaaagataaataaGCGGAGAATAGAAACCAAAGTATAAATGAGAGGAACAAAGGATTTTAGGGGAGATTGTTCGTCTCCTAGTCCTTGACACAAGAAACGGAATTTTACCCAACCCTTTCTTGTGTCGAATTAATAAAGATTCTCGATCCCATTCGTAAAAAATGGATATttgtagttttcattttttttttttttatatataggtTTATTTTATcataaccctttttttttttttttagatttcttACGTAACATAGTGGTAGTGGACAAATAAATATAGGTCAATTTATTGAGCAATATAGAACTTCTTCAATTTCAAcgaacttataaaaaaaaatttcacttttaTTAGATTAAATATTTATTAGATTAAATGGAGTAAGGTTCTATTCTATTAGTATAGAAAGGGTTTGCATGATATCTGATTGAtagaaatatattatatttctaTATAATTGTGAGTCATCCAAAAAGGGTAAATCGAGTGATTCCttctttgttttaagtattGACAGATACTATTGAGTAACAGATGTTCTGAATCAATTAACGAAGTTCATTTTTTAAAAACATCATCAGAAAAGGTGGATGTTTTTGAAAcatctctaaaaaaaaatattatgattATTAAGAACTCAACGGGACTTACCCCCTCTTTCCTTGTCTGATTCGAGGGGGATCCCGTTGAGTTCTTATGCTTTCATGTCTACAACTCAGTTCATCCGATTATTACAGGGATGAACCTAATCCGGAATATGAACCATAAAAGAAAATACCGATTAAACCGATCACAAGAATACCGGCTACAGTACCTATTATCCAAAGAGGAATCCTTCCAGTAGTATCGGCCATTTGTCCTACTTTCCTCCACATTTTATCAAGTGGTCATGCTAGAGACATAAACAGCCATAGATAATTATGAGATGATATCTTT
The nucleotide sequence above comes from Malus sylvestris chromosome 16, drMalSylv7.2, whole genome shotgun sequence. Encoded proteins:
- the LOC126608075 gene encoding chloroplast envelope membrane protein codes for the protein MAKKKVLISLLYLASIVFLPWWISLSFNKSLESWFTNWWNTRQSEIFLNDIQEKSILKEFIDLEELLRLDEMIKEYPETHLQKPRIEIYKETIQLIKMHNEDRIHTILHFSTNIICFGILSGYSILGNEELVILNSWFQEFLYNLSDTIKAFSILLLTDLCIGFHSPHGWELMIGSVYKDFGFAHNDQIISGLVSTFPVILDTIFKYWIFRYLNRVSPSLVVIYHSMND
- the LOC126608073 gene encoding cytochrome f, with the translated sequence MQTKNTFSWIKKEITRSISVSLMIYILTQAPLSNAYPIFAQQGYENPREATGRIVCANCHLANKPVDIEVPQAVLPDTVFEAVVRIPYDLQLKQVLANGKKGALNVGAVLILPEGFELAPPDRISPEIKEKIGNLSFQSYRPTKKNILVIGPVPGQKYSEITFPILSPDPATKKDVHFLKYPIYVGGNRGRGQIYPDGSKSNNNVYNATAAGIVSKIIRKEKGGYEITIADASDGRQVVDIIPPGPELLVSEGESIKLDQPLTSNPNVGGFGQGDAEIVLQDPLRVQGLLLFLASVILAQIFLVLKKKQFEKVQLSEMNF